GGTGTATCTGGACAGTGCCAACTTTGTCACCGGCGAAATCTTGCATGTTGATGGTGGGCAGAGTGCGGGTCACTGAGACCTTTCCAAATCCCGGAAAAAACAAAGCCCTCGCATTTCTGAGAGGGCTTTGTTTTGTGGGGGGGTGGTATCTGTTTTTGTATCTTGTATTAAGTAGAAACAATCGTGCTAAGCTGATTGCCGAATTATTGGAGAGCGCTCTGACGAAGCTTCGATCAGTAATAGGGTGTCAGTGGTGCGCTCTATATCCCTTCATCTTTTGGCATGACGCCTTGATGAGTCTTGAGTCGGCCCACTTCGTCCAGATGCCTCCAGAGAAATTGCGCGGCTTCTTCACGCCGATCAGACTCAATGAGATCGAGCAAATGGATGTGTTCCTGGCATTGCGCAATAAGACGAGTGCGATCGACGTTGGCTTTGTAGCCCATGAAACGCCTGAGTTGGTTTTGCTGGCGTATGGCATCGATGAAAAAGACATTTGCGGAGCACTGCACGATCAGTTCGTGAAACTGCGCGCCCACTTGGAACAATTGGGCACGGGACAAGGTGTGGATATCCCCATCGAGCATGGCCTGCTGTTGCTGCCTGGCTTTGGCAAACGCGGCGTGATTGATCTGATAACCGGGCTCAAGCAGGGCTGCCGGCTCGATGGCCATACGAAAGCGATAACTTTGTATGTATGTCTGAGCGTTATGCACGAAGTCTTTGAGCGCCCATCCTTGCCCCGGCTTGCGCTCCACCATGGCTTCGCTGGCCAGCCTGTTCAGCACCTTGAGCAATTGTCCACGGGGCACTTCGTAACGGCGCAACAGCTGCGCTTCGAAAAAATGGGCAGGTATTTCGCCGCCAAGAATGTCATCGACCACGCGAAGGTAAAAGTCTTCGAAAGGATCAGTGGCAAGAGGGAATCTTGCTTCCTCAATCTGCTCTGCGCCCTGTTTCAGAAAGTAGCCACGATTAGGCTCCTGAATGGCCAGGTCCCACTCGGCGAGCAAGGCAAACACTCGCCGGATAGGCGAGCGCGAAACACCCAGCGCCTGGGCGAACGTCTGCTCGCGCAACGGCTCACCGGCTTTCATCGACCGGGCGCGAACCATGTCGATGACGCGTGGGGCCAACTGCAAGGCGAGGTCTTTCTTGATCACAGGTTCTATCTCGAATGGTTAGCTTCAGTCCATTCCCGTTGGGGCAGATGCCCCACCGGAGTGGAGTTGGAAAATACCATACGAAGAGGCAGTGGATATCTGCACAGAGAGCGCCACTCCCGACAGTGCAGTGCTGGAGCTGCGAAGGATGCTCCAGGCTGATGATTTCGTTTCTTCCCAGGATGGATGTTTACCCCATGCTCAAGTTCAATGCTCATCTCGGCTTCCAATTCAATGAGTTACCTTTTCTGCAACGCATCGAAGCTGCCGCAGCAGCTGGTTTTCGGGCGGTGGAGTTCCCGTCGCCCTATGAATTCGACGCAAGTCTGCTGGCCGACCATCTGGCTCAATACAGTCTGCCGTTGATTCAGTTCGCCGCACCGGCTGGCGTTACCAAAGGCATTGCTGCCTTGCAGGGCAAGAAAGAAGAGTTTCGCAACGGGTTGCTCCAG
The window above is part of the Pseudomonas sp. B21-048 genome. Proteins encoded here:
- a CDS encoding GntR family transcriptional regulator, producing MIKKDLALQLAPRVIDMVRARSMKAGEPLREQTFAQALGVSRSPIRRVFALLAEWDLAIQEPNRGYFLKQGAEQIEEARFPLATDPFEDFYLRVVDDILGGEIPAHFFEAQLLRRYEVPRGQLLKVLNRLASEAMVERKPGQGWALKDFVHNAQTYIQSYRFRMAIEPAALLEPGYQINHAAFAKARQQQQAMLDGDIHTLSRAQLFQVGAQFHELIVQCSANVFFIDAIRQQNQLRRFMGYKANVDRTRLIAQCQEHIHLLDLIESDRREEAAQFLWRHLDEVGRLKTHQGVMPKDEGI